The following proteins are co-located in the Myxocyprinus asiaticus isolate MX2 ecotype Aquarium Trade chromosome 18, UBuf_Myxa_2, whole genome shotgun sequence genome:
- the slc12a3 gene encoding solute carrier family 12 member 3, translating into MNLTTNRSQFSVSSGLSNGDDRKFSLGGCSSYDTDSVASHSSGVFSGYDTLDTPPSYDFYTNTEVFGRAKKSRPSLFQLHSNPQDDPSPPPLYEETSVDKQSLEEDESAEPPPEPTRFGWAQGVMIRCMLNIWGVILYLRLPWITAQAGIGLTWIIILVSSSITGITGLSTSAIATNGKVKGGGTYFLISRSLGPELGGSIGLIFAFANAVAVAMHTVGFAETVQALMQESEVCMVDRLNDIRIIGVITVTCLLAISMAGMEWESKAQVLFFFVIMVSFASYIVGTIIPATTQKQARGFFSYRADIFADNFVPGWRGPEGSFFGMFSIFFPSATGILAGANISGDLKDPNIAIPRGTMLAIFWTTMSYLIISATIGSCVLRDASGNLNDTMPPQYEDCLGVGCHYGWNFSECMNNRTCTFGLINNYQTMSLVSAFSPLITAGIFGATLSSALACLVSAPKVFQCLCKDNLYPGIGFFGKGYGKNDEPLRSYLLAYIIAVCFILIAELNTIAPIISNFFLCSYALINFSCFHASITNSPGWRPTFRFYSKWLSLLGAVVSVIIMFLLTWWAALIAIGIIIFLLGYVLYKKPDVNWGSSMQASSYNMALSQCVGLNQVEDHIKNYRPQCLVLSGPPSMRPSLVDFISTFTKNQSLMICANVLTGGPSPGDVDSSTYISWLNKRRIKSFYHTVVADDLRTGVQMLLQTTGLGRMKPNVLVMGFKKNWRKGQPSNLENYIGILHDAFDLQYGVCILRMKDGLDISRTMKAHVNLGFETSTEQVLDTRTSTSTTTPTIDTSLDPETLMAVSQPATVFQSRQGKKTIDVYWLSDDGGLTLLVPYLLTRKKRWARCKVRVFVGGEVQQIEEQKQELKALIARFRLGFQDIQVLPDINGKPQSEHIKRFEDLIAPYRVSAVQKNDQEADETTKECPWMVSDEEVEKFKAKSLRQIRLNEVIQDYSRDAALIVVTMPVGQRGACPSALYMAWLEIVSRDLRPPVLLVRGNQENVLTQYCQ; encoded by the exons ATGAACCTCACAACCAACAGAAGCCAGTTCTCGGTCTCTTCGGGACTGAGCAATGGAGACGACCGTAAATTCAGTCTGGGGGGATGTAGCAGTTATGATACTGACAGTGTGGCCTCACACAGCTCTGGGGTCTTTTCTGGATATGACACATTGGATACCCCACCAAGTTATGACTTCTATACTAACACAGAGGTTTTTGGGAGAGCAAAGAAATCAAGACCTTCTCTCTTTCAGCTTCACTCCAACCCTCAG GATGACCCATCTCCACCTCCTCTGTATGAAGAGACGAGTGTGGACAAACAGAGCCTAGAGGAAGATGAATCGGCAGAACCTCCTCCAGAACCAACGCGTTTTGGATGGGCTCAGGGAGTCATG ATCCGCTGTATGCTGAATATCTGGGGAGTTATTCTGTACTTGAGGCTTCCCTGGATTACAGCTCAGGCAGGGATTG GTCTGACTTGGATTATTATATTGGTGTCCTCCTCTATAACGGGCATCACTGGCCTGTCCACATCAGCCATTGCCACTAATGGAAAAGTTAAAGGAG GTGGAACATATTTCCTGATCTCTCGCAGCTTAGGCCCAGAACTCGGAGGTTCGATTGGGCTTATATTTGCTTTTGCTAATGCAGTGGCTGTGGCCATGCACACTGTAGGCTTTGCTGAAACAGTGCAGGCTCTCATGCAG gagagtgaggtttgcATGGTAGACCGACTTAATGATATTCGTATCATTGGAGTGATCACTGTCACCTGCCTGTTGGCTATCTCAATGGCTGGAATGGAATGGGAGTCCAAG GCCCAGgtcttgtttttctttgtcataatGGTCTCCTTTGCCAGTTACATTGTGGGTACCATCATACCAGCCACTACACAGAAGCAAGCCAGAGGTTTTTTCAGCTACAGAG CCGATATTTTTGCGGATAACTTTGTGCCCGGCTGGCGTGGACCGGAGGGCAGTTTCTTTGGCATGTTTTCCATCTTCTTCCCCTCAGCTACAGGCATCCTTGCGGGGGCTAATATCTCTGGAGACCTGAAG GACCCTAATATTGCTATACCCCGTGGTACAATGCTGGCTATTTTTTGGACCACTATGTCATATCTCATTATCTCAGCTACTATTG GCTCCTGTGTACTTCGTGATGCTTCTGGTAATCTGAATGACACCATGCCGCCTCAGTATGAGGACTGCTTGGGAGTGGGCTGCCACTATGGCTGGAACTTCAGTGAGTGTATGAACAACAGGACCTGCACTTTTGGACTCATCAATAATTATCAG ACTATGAGCTTGGTGTCAGCTTTTTCTCCTCTGATCACTGCTGGCATTTTTGGAGCCACTCTTTCATCAGCCTTGGCTTGTCTGGTGTCCGCCCCTAAAGTGTTCCAG TGCCTTTGCAAGGACAACCTGTATCCAGGCATTGGGTTCTTCGGGAAGGGTTATGGGAAGAATGATGAGCCACTGAGAAGCTACCTGCTAGCCTACATCATCGCTGTATGCTTCATTCTTATTG CTGAGCTCAACACCATTGCTCCCATCATCTCCAACTTCTTCCTCTGCTCCTATGCCCTCATCAACTTCAGTTGCTTCCATGCCTCCATCACTAACTCACCAG GTTGGCGTCCAACTTTTCGATTCTACAGCAAGTGGCTGTCTTTGCTTGGAGCGGTAGTGTCTGTAATCATCATGTTTCTCCTAACCTGGTGGGCTGCTCTCATAGCCATTGGCATAATCATCTTCCTGCTGGGATATGTGCTGTATAAGAAACCTG ATGTCAACTGGGGCTCTTCAATGCAAGCCAGCTCGTACAACATGGCGCTATCTCAGTGTGTAGGTCTGAACCAAGTAGAAGACCATATTAAGAATTATAG ACCACAGTGTCTTGTTCTCAGTGGACCGCCCTCTATGCGTCCTTCCCTGGTGGATTTTATCAGCACCTTCACCAAGAACCAGAGCCTAATGATATGTGCAAATGTCCTTACA GGGGGACCCTCACCTGGTGATGTGGACAGCAGTACTTATATAAGCTGGCTAAACAAGCGGCGTATAAAGTCTTTCTACCACACTGTAGTGGCTGATGACCTTCGCACTGGTGTACAGATGTTGCTCCAG ACTACGGGATTGGGTCGGATGAAGCCTAATGTCCTAGTGATGGGATTTAAAAAGAACTGGCGTAAAGGTCAACCCAGCAACTTAGAAAACTATATTGGAATTTTGCA TGATGCATTTGACCTTCAATATGGTGTTTGTATCCTTCGGATGAAGGATGGTCTTGATATAAGTCGAACAATGAAGGCACATG TGAATCTAGGGTTTGAGACATCCACTGAACAGGTACTTGACACCAGGACCTCCACTTCTACTACCACACCCACAATTGACACATCAT TGGATCCTGAGACACTGATGGCCGTGTCCCAGCCTGCCACTGTGTTTCAGTCTAGACAGGGCAAGAAGACCATCGATGTGTATTGGCTCTCTGATGACGGAG gtctgacTCTACTGGTGCCATACCTCCTGACCCGTAAGAAGCGATGGGCTAGATGCAAAGTGAGGGTGTTTGTCGGAGGTGAAGTTCAGCAGATTGAGGAACAGAAACAAGA GCTAAAAGCTCTGATTGCCAGGTTTCGTCTGGGTTTCCAAGATATTCAAGTCCTTCCTGACATCAATGGAAAACCACAGTCTGAGCA caTAAAGAGATTTGAAGATCTCATAGCTCCATATAGAGTAAGTGCAGTCCAAAAGAATGATCAAGAAGCCGATGAGACAACAAAAGAATGTCCCTGGATGGTGTCTGATGAGGAGGTGGAAAAGTTCAAAGCTAAG TCCCTTCGACAGATCCGTCTGAATGAAGTTATTCAAGATTACTCAAGAGATGCTGCCTTAATTGTTGT CACCATGCCTGTTGGGCAAAGAGGGGCGTGCCCTAGTGCCCTCTACATGGCTTGGTTAGAGATTGTGTCCCGTGACCTTCGACCTCCCGTTCTTCTTGTCAGAGGAAATCAGGAGAATGTGCTGACGCAGTACTGCCAGTGA